The genomic segment GAGTGGGTGGAGGGAGCGGTCCATGATGCCGACGGTCCGACCGCGCCTCCAGGATCCCCGCGGCGACGGGGATCAGCAGGAGGGCCACCACCAGGGCGACCACGCCCCTCCATCCCGCCCGTCCGTAGGCCTGTCCGCTGGCCGTGATTCCCGCGGTCCCCCCGAGATAGTAAAAGAGCACGTACAGGGAATTCCCCCGGCCGCGGCTGGTCGCCAGCTTCCGGTTCAATGCCCCCACCGCCGCGGTATGCACGAGGAAAAACCCGGCGCACACCCCCCCCAGCGACGCGGCCACGGCCAGGAGGGACGGGAGCAGCGCGAGGAGGATGGAAGCGCCGAACACGCCTCCGCCGACCGCCATCGCGATCCCGTTCCCGATCCGGTTCCCGAGCCGTCCCGCAAGGGGGCCGACCCCGACGCCGACCAGGTAGGAAAGGTACAGCATCGTGATGATGCGCGTGGGGAGCAGGAGCGGCGGTCCGGCGAGGTGAAACGGCAGGTAGTTGAACACGGAGGAGAAGGCCCCGAACGACGCCGCGCCGACCGAGAAGATCCGCAACAGGTCGTTACGCGAAAGCAGCGCGGCGAACCCCGCCTCGTTCGCGCCCGCATCGGGGATCTTCTCTTCCCGCGGGAGCCATCGTCCCGCGTCGATGGTCGCGAGGAGGAGAATTGCGGAGGCGGTCACGAAGGCGTAGCGCCAGTGAAGCGGCGGATGGATGAACCCCGCGAGCAATCTTCCCCCCAGCCCCCCCGCCACGGTGGCCGAGACGTACGCCCCCATCGCGACATTCAGGCGCTCGGGGGGAAGACGCCGGACGAGGTACACCACGAGGCACGTGGTGAGCGACGGGACGAACACGCCCTGGAGAAACCTCGCGGCCACGAGGAGCGGGAAGCGGGTCGTGGCCGCGCAGAGGAAGCCCGCCAGGGAGGCGAGCGTCCCGCCGACGAGGATGATCGGCCGTGCGGGAAAACGATCCGCCAGCCGTCCGAACGGCAAGGTGGCGAGCGCGATCCCGAAGATCACGGCGGATACCGTGAGGGACGCCGTCGCCGCGTCGATCCCGAACTCCTCCCGCAGGACCGGGAGCACGGGCTGCGTCAGGTAGATCGTCGAGAACGTCGCCGCCACCAGGAGGAACACCCTCGCCTGGAGCGACCTAGCCCGCATATCTCACCAGGCTTCTACTGCGGCGGCGGATATGGGCATGTCTACTGCGTTGCGCTCGGTCGGGCTCCTCGACGTAGTCTCAACTACGCCTCCGGGGCCCTCGGTCGCGCGCCTTGTATCCACGCCCATCTCCACCACCTCGCTACGAACCCTGGTGAGATATGCGGGCTGGCCCCCTCTTCCCGGCCCGGCGCCGAAACGGCCATCGACTCGTACTCCCCTCCAGGGAACTGGCGAGCGGATCCATGGAAACGACGGGTTCACCCTGGCGGGCGCACCCGTGAGAAAGGCCGCCCTTCGGGAGAAGGACGGCCTGCGGATGGAGCGGAGACCCTCGTGTCCGTTACGCCCTGTACTTGAACGAGATGTTCACCCGGGCCCGGTAGGCGACGACCTTGTTCTTGTCGATCGCCATGTCCAGTTTGACGACTTCCGCGACTCTCAGGTCCTCGAGGGACTTCCCGGCGGTCTCCACCGCGTTTTTCGCGGCTTCCTCCCACGAAGTCTTGCTCGTACCCACGATTTCGATGACTTTGTAGACGCTGTCCATCGCTCCTCTCCTTTCCAGGTGGATTTGCCCCCGTTCGAGCAACCATGCGTCATGGTACCACGCCGGGAGAACCCGACCGCTACCGCCGCTTCAAGGCCCCCGTACGGTGCAACGGCGAAGGCGATCGGGCCTCCCTCCCGAGCAACACGATCTTTCGTTCGACCCCACACCGGTAACCGCCCGGATTCCCATTGCACCGGGTCACCCTGTGGCAGGGAACGGCCAGGGGGAGAGGATTCGACGCGCATGCCCGGGCCACGGCGCGCGCCGAGCCGGGCTTCCCGATCCGGCGGGCGATCTCCCCGTAACTCGCCGTCGTGCCGGCGGGGATCCGGCGAAGCTCCCGCCAGACCCTCCGCTGGAAAGCGGTGCCGCGGATGTCCAGGGGAAGGTCCAGCCCGCGCCGCGGGGAAAGGATCCATTCCGTCACCCGGGAGAGCCACCGTACGGTTTCCGGATCCCCCTCCCGAGGCTCCCCCCCGGCGAAGCGGGCCTTGAGGGTATCGATCAGCGCCTCCCGGGATTCCCCGAGGGCGATCGCGCAGAGCCCCCGCCCGGTGCCTGCCACGAGAACCCATCCGATGTCGGTCCGCCCCACGGCGAAGCGGATCGGGTCCCCCTCTTCCCCGGACCGACGCTTCGCGGGCGGCCCGCCGCGCTCCCCCGCCCCCTTCACGCTTTTTCCCTTCATGGATCCGCTCCTTCATGATGCTTCGCGATCTGCGCAACCCTGAAGGATCCATCCTATACGAACGATCCCTCGATAGACAATAAGCCCCGTAACGGGTCCTGTATG from the bacterium genome contains:
- a CDS encoding dodecin family protein, encoding MDSVYKVIEIVGTSKTSWEEAAKNAVETAGKSLEDLRVAEVVKLDMAIDKNKVVAYRARVNISFKYRA
- a CDS encoding MFS transporter; the encoded protein is MRARSLQARVFLLVAATFSTIYLTQPVLPVLREEFGIDAATASLTVSAVIFGIALATLPFGRLADRFPARPIILVGGTLASLAGFLCAATTRFPLLVAARFLQGVFVPSLTTCLVVYLVRRLPPERLNVAMGAYVSATVAGGLGGRLLAGFIHPPLHWRYAFVTASAILLLATIDAGRWLPREEKIPDAGANEAGFAALLSRNDLLRIFSVGAASFGAFSSVFNYLPFHLAGPPLLLPTRIITMLYLSYLVGVGVGPLAGRLGNRIGNGIAMAVGGGVFGASILLALLPSLLAVAASLGGVCAGFFLVHTAAVGALNRKLATSRGRGNSLYVLFYYLGGTAGITASGQAYGRAGWRGVVALVVALLLIPVAAGILEARSDRRHHGPLPPPTRGSGPIPVNRISARSVAPHTGFRVPSSFLGQWMSGSPSRKSHFRQTFRR
- a CDS encoding methylated-DNA--[protein]-cysteine S-methyltransferase, producing MKGKSVKGAGERGGPPAKRRSGEEGDPIRFAVGRTDIGWVLVAGTGRGLCAIALGESREALIDTLKARFAGGEPREGDPETVRWLSRVTEWILSPRRGLDLPLDIRGTAFQRRVWRELRRIPAGTTASYGEIARRIGKPGSARAVARACASNPLPLAVPCHRVTRCNGNPGGYRCGVERKIVLLGREARSPSPLHRTGALKRR